A single Desulfovibrio piger DNA region contains:
- a CDS encoding phosphatidylglycerophosphatase A yields MSFWNTCILAYCRLGIAGLSPRAPGTAGSALAALLAPLIFLPLPLWGRLLFLAVIVVTGGLAATRAEILLGRTDPGEVVIDELAGVWIALLPLGADQWSWPGLVWAFALFRLFDIWKPWPVHASETWLPAGWGIMLDDILAGLMAMCCMLVLRALGWV; encoded by the coding sequence ATGTCATTCTGGAATACCTGCATCCTGGCCTATTGCCGTCTGGGCATCGCCGGACTTTCGCCCAGGGCTCCGGGCACGGCCGGTTCGGCCCTGGCCGCCCTGCTGGCGCCGCTGATCTTTCTGCCCCTGCCGCTCTGGGGGCGTCTGCTCTTTCTGGCCGTGATCGTCGTGACCGGCGGTCTGGCCGCCACCCGGGCCGAGATCCTGCTGGGGCGCACCGACCCCGGGGAAGTGGTCATCGACGAGCTGGCGGGCGTCTGGATCGCCCTGCTGCCCCTGGGCGCGGACCAGTGGTCGTGGCCCGGCCTGGTCTGGGCCTTCGCCCTGTTCCGCCTGTTCGACATCTGGAAGCCCTGGCCCGTGCACGCCTCGGAAACCTGGCTGCCCGCCGGCTGGGGCATCATGCTGGACGATATCCTGGCCGGTCTCATGGCCATGTGCTGCATGCTGGTGCTGCGGGCCCTGGGCTGGGTCTAG
- the infA gene encoding translation initiation factor IF-1 — protein MAKEGSIEVDGVVQEALPNAMFRVELENGHEVLAHISGKMRKFYIRILPGDRVKVELSPYDLTRGRITYRMK, from the coding sequence ATGGCTAAAGAAGGTTCCATTGAAGTTGACGGCGTGGTGCAGGAAGCCCTGCCCAATGCCATGTTCCGTGTGGAGCTGGAAAACGGCCACGAAGTGCTGGCGCACATTTCCGGCAAGATGCGCAAGTTCTACATCCGCATCCTGCCCGGCGACCGCGTGAAGGTGGAGCTCTCTCCCTACGACCTGACCCGCGGCCGCATCACCTACCGCATGAAGTAG
- the lgt gene encoding prolipoprotein diacylglyceryl transferase produces the protein MQFPAIDPVAFSIGSLQLRWYGLMYLLAFFVGWGLARRRASRPGSGWKTVDVDDLLTFVMLGVILGARLGYVLFYDLPAYIDDPGEILRIWNGGMSFHGGLLGVLCAFWYFARTRKKSFLEVSDFIAPLVPQGLFWGRMGNFINGELWGKVSDVPWAMVFPTGGPWPRHPSQLYEGLLEGLVLFVVLWIFSARPRKAGAVSGLFALLYAVFRFGVEFVRVPDAQLGYLAFGWLTMGQLLCLPLMAAGLWLLCRTPRAQAAVEPAAAPRKGRSARKR, from the coding sequence ATGCAGTTCCCTGCCATCGATCCCGTGGCCTTCAGCATCGGCTCCCTGCAGCTGCGCTGGTACGGCCTCATGTACTTGCTGGCCTTTTTCGTGGGCTGGGGCCTGGCCCGCCGACGGGCCTCCCGCCCCGGTTCCGGCTGGAAGACCGTGGATGTGGACGACCTGCTGACCTTCGTCATGCTGGGCGTCATCCTGGGCGCGCGCCTGGGCTATGTGCTCTTCTACGACCTGCCCGCCTATATCGACGATCCCGGCGAGATACTGCGCATCTGGAACGGCGGCATGTCCTTCCACGGCGGCCTGCTGGGCGTGCTCTGTGCCTTCTGGTATTTCGCGCGCACCCGCAAGAAGTCCTTCCTCGAAGTCTCGGACTTCATCGCGCCCCTGGTGCCGCAGGGCCTGTTCTGGGGCCGCATGGGCAATTTCATCAACGGCGAGCTCTGGGGCAAAGTCAGCGACGTGCCCTGGGCCATGGTCTTCCCCACCGGCGGGCCCTGGCCGCGCCATCCCTCGCAGCTCTACGAAGGCCTGCTGGAAGGGCTGGTGCTGTTCGTGGTGCTCTGGATCTTCTCCGCCCGGCCGCGCAAGGCGGGGGCCGTCTCCGGCCTTTTCGCCCTGCTCTACGCCGTGTTCCGCTTCGGCGTGGAATTCGTGCGCGTGCCCGACGCCCAGCTGGGCTACCTGGCCTTCGGCTGGCTGACCATGGGCCAGCTGCTCTGCCTGCCGCTCATGGCCGCGGGCCTGTGGCTGCTGTGCCGCACGCCGCGGGCACAGGCCGCCGTGGAGCCCGCAGCGGCTCCCCGCAAGGGCAGGAGCGCACGAAAGCGTTGA
- a CDS encoding DUF4911 domain-containing protein has translation MAHESRPHGPFQPREAHLPPALRKPRKPAPPLPPPARSARLLVRLAAEDTALFRFLLEGYDNTAYFTVLEPRTALLKLVFSPHREEALRRALAEMAGSLEFSVEPWPLDRA, from the coding sequence ATGGCACACGAGTCCCGGCCGCACGGCCCCTTCCAGCCGCGGGAGGCCCACCTGCCCCCGGCCCTGCGCAAACCGCGCAAGCCCGCGCCGCCCCTGCCGCCTCCGGCCCGCAGCGCCAGGCTGCTGGTGCGTCTGGCCGCGGAGGATACGGCCCTGTTCCGCTTTTTGCTGGAAGGCTATGACAACACGGCCTACTTCACCGTGCTGGAGCCGCGCACGGCCCTGCTCAAGCTGGTCTTTTCGCCGCACCGGGAAGAGGCCCTGCGCCGGGCCCTGGCCGAGATGGCCGGGAGCCTGGAATTTTCGGTGGAACCCTGGCCCCTGGACAGGGCCTGA
- a CDS encoding bifunctional adenosylcobinamide kinase/adenosylcobinamide-phosphate guanylyltransferase — MTEDLDLTLFLGGTRSGKSALAEALVTARAQGPVWYLATARPLGDDDAMHERIRRHRSRRPACWHTLECPRHPGRELERLLAAHAGDGPVPTVLLDCVTLWMSNILFALDDPHDAAAFEAGLTEEVEGLLHAMRAFPCRWVLVSGETGLGGIQAGPLARIFDDGLGLANQMLAAQARDAFLVVAGRCLRLEKLTF, encoded by the coding sequence ATGACGGAAGATCTTGACCTGACCCTGTTCCTGGGCGGGACCCGCAGCGGCAAGAGCGCCCTTGCCGAGGCCCTGGTCACGGCCAGGGCCCAGGGGCCTGTCTGGTATCTGGCCACGGCCCGGCCCCTGGGGGACGACGACGCCATGCACGAGCGCATCCGGCGCCATCGCAGCCGCCGCCCCGCCTGCTGGCACACGCTGGAATGTCCCCGCCATCCGGGCCGGGAACTGGAGCGCCTGCTGGCCGCCCACGCCGGGGACGGCCCCGTGCCCACGGTGCTGCTGGACTGCGTGACCCTCTGGATGAGCAACATCCTGTTCGCGCTGGACGACCCCCACGATGCGGCGGCCTTCGAGGCCGGCCTCACGGAAGAAGTGGAGGGACTGCTGCACGCCATGCGGGCCTTCCCCTGCCGCTGGGTGCTGGTCTCCGGCGAGACCGGCCTCGGCGGCATACAGGCGGGGCCCCTGGCCCGTATTTTCGACGATGGCCTGGGCCTGGCCAACCAGATGCTGGCCGCACAGGCCCGGGATGCCTTCCTCGTGGTGGCCGGGCGCTGCCTGCGGCTGGAAAAGCTGACGTTTTGA
- the cobS gene encoding adenosylcobinamide-GDP ribazoletransferase, with the protein MSIITSFRAGLAFFTRIPVGAAPLPPTLSGVVAWLPAVGLLVGALAALVLLPAARLGLPAPLCSIGAALVWTVVTGGLHLDGVADCGDGLLVETSPERRLAIMKDSRLGSFGALALFFVLSIKVAALAALAGMPSLHALGACCLAGLLGRCQVFAGMRLPSARPGGLGAMMHDGMKPRYAYTALGLCLAACLVMGRHGLYSLLAAGLVAFWLLSAARKRIGGVTGDVFGALIETTECAVLAACCLP; encoded by the coding sequence CGCCGGTCTGGCCTTTTTCACCCGCATCCCCGTGGGCGCCGCGCCCCTGCCGCCCACGCTCTCCGGTGTGGTGGCCTGGCTGCCCGCCGTGGGCCTGCTGGTGGGCGCGCTGGCCGCCCTGGTCCTGCTGCCGGCTGCCCGGCTGGGCCTGCCCGCCCCGCTCTGCAGCATCGGGGCCGCCCTTGTCTGGACCGTCGTCACCGGCGGCCTGCATCTGGACGGGGTCGCCGACTGCGGCGACGGCCTGCTGGTGGAGACCTCTCCCGAGCGCCGCCTGGCCATCATGAAGGATTCCCGCCTGGGCAGCTTCGGCGCCCTGGCCCTGTTCTTCGTCCTCTCCATCAAGGTCGCGGCGCTGGCGGCACTGGCCGGGATGCCCTCCCTGCACGCGCTGGGGGCCTGCTGTCTGGCCGGACTGCTGGGCCGCTGCCAGGTCTTCGCGGGCATGCGTCTGCCCTCGGCCCGGCCCGGCGGTCTGGGCGCCATGATGCACGACGGCATGAAGCCCCGCTACGCCTATACGGCCCTCGGGCTCTGCCTTGCGGCCTGCCTCGTGATGGGGCGGCATGGCCTCTACAGCCTGCTGGCTGCCGGGCTGGTGGCCTTCTGGCTGCTGTCCGCGGCCCGCAAGCGCATCGGCGGCGTCACGGGCGACGTTTTCGGGGCCCTCATCGAGACCACGGAATGCGCCGTGCTGGCGGCCTGCTGCCTGCCGTAG
- a CDS encoding carbon starvation protein A, translated as MNSLYLLLGGLALLGLGYFVYGAWLEKVWGVDPSRPTPAHQFRDGVDYMPSKAPVVLGHHFSSIAGAGPINGPIQAAVFGWLPCFIWVVVGGIFFGGVHDFGSLFASLRNKGRSIGEVIAGSIGLRAKRLFVIFSFLTLVLVVGAFASIVAGTFNGFMSDASGALVHNHVNGSTATISLLFIVLAVIFGLLVYRFEMPLGRATLLGVAGIVGVIALGLRFPVYAGYDTWMWLLGLYILVASVTPVWILLQPRDYLSSFLLYAMMLAAVVGIVAAHPVIELPAFTSFEVNGQYLFPALFVTVACGAISGFHSLVASGTTSKQLSSERDARLVGFGSMLIESALGIASLIAVGYIFTRNGHAFTSQTPTQVLADGLSQMLACVGLGSESARGVTYGLIILAVSTFCLTSLDTATRLGRYMFQELWLAPGQSVKDVRGWRAVLVNKYVATLVTVGLGMSLGFGGYAKIWPLFGAANQLLAALALLAVACWLQNLSRRNGMFLLPMFFMLLVTLSALVLGIVAQGRALLAGTGGTVAALQLVIAVLLLALSLVLVHEGWQALRRKGRPAAKTA; from the coding sequence ATGAATTCCCTGTATCTGCTCCTTGGCGGCCTGGCCCTGCTGGGGCTGGGCTATTTCGTCTACGGCGCCTGGCTGGAAAAGGTCTGGGGCGTCGATCCTTCCCGTCCCACGCCTGCCCACCAGTTCCGCGACGGCGTGGACTACATGCCCTCCAAAGCTCCGGTGGTGCTGGGCCACCATTTTTCGTCCATCGCCGGGGCCGGGCCCATCAACGGCCCCATCCAGGCCGCCGTCTTCGGCTGGCTGCCCTGCTTCATCTGGGTGGTGGTCGGCGGCATCTTCTTCGGCGGCGTGCATGACTTCGGCTCCCTGTTCGCCTCCCTGCGCAACAAGGGCCGCTCCATCGGCGAGGTCATCGCCGGCAGCATCGGCCTGCGCGCCAAGCGCCTGTTCGTCATCTTCTCCTTCCTGACCCTGGTGCTGGTGGTGGGGGCCTTCGCCTCCATCGTGGCGGGCACCTTCAACGGTTTCATGAGCGATGCCTCGGGCGCGCTGGTTCATAACCACGTCAACGGCTCCACGGCCACCATCTCCCTGCTGTTCATCGTGCTGGCCGTGATCTTCGGCCTGCTGGTCTACCGCTTCGAGATGCCCCTGGGCAGGGCCACCCTGCTGGGCGTGGCAGGCATCGTGGGCGTCATCGCCCTGGGCCTGCGCTTCCCCGTCTATGCGGGCTACGATACCTGGATGTGGCTGCTGGGCCTGTACATCCTCGTGGCTTCGGTGACGCCCGTCTGGATCCTGCTCCAGCCCCGCGACTACCTCAGCTCCTTCCTGCTCTACGCCATGATGCTGGCCGCCGTGGTGGGCATCGTGGCCGCGCATCCGGTCATCGAGCTGCCCGCCTTCACCTCCTTCGAGGTCAACGGCCAGTACCTCTTCCCGGCCCTGTTCGTGACCGTGGCCTGCGGGGCCATCTCGGGCTTCCATTCGCTGGTGGCCTCGGGCACCACGTCCAAACAGTTGAGCAGCGAGCGTGACGCCCGCCTGGTGGGCTTTGGCTCCATGCTCATCGAAAGCGCGCTGGGCATCGCCTCGCTCATCGCCGTGGGCTACATCTTCACCCGGAACGGCCATGCCTTCACCAGCCAGACGCCCACCCAGGTGCTGGCCGACGGCCTGTCGCAGATGCTGGCCTGCGTGGGCCTGGGCAGCGAGAGCGCCCGCGGCGTCACTTACGGCCTCATCATCCTGGCCGTGTCCACCTTCTGCCTCACCTCGCTGGATACGGCCACCCGCCTGGGCCGCTACATGTTCCAGGAACTGTGGCTGGCCCCGGGCCAGAGCGTGAAGGACGTGCGCGGCTGGCGGGCCGTGCTGGTCAACAAATATGTGGCCACGCTGGTGACCGTGGGCCTGGGCATGAGCCTGGGCTTTGGCGGCTATGCCAAGATCTGGCCCCTGTTCGGCGCGGCCAACCAGCTGCTGGCCGCTCTGGCCCTGCTGGCCGTGGCCTGCTGGCTCCAGAACCTTTCCCGCCGCAACGGCATGTTCCTGCTGCCCATGTTCTTCATGCTGCTGGTGACGCTCTCCGCCCTGGTGCTGGGCATCGTGGCCCAGGGCCGTGCCCTGCTGGCCGGGACGGGCGGTACCGTGGCGGCCCTGCAACTGGTCATCGCCGTGCTGCTGCTGGCGCTGTCGCTGGTGCTGGTGCACGAAGGCTGGCAGGCCCTGCGCCGCAAGGGGCGCCCGGCGGCGAAGACGGCCTAG
- the moaC gene encoding cyclic pyranopterin monophosphate synthase MoaC → MQDNFSHLDKDGNITMVDVGAKPDTRRVAIAEAIVELSPHTLKLLKECALPKGDVLTCAKVGGIMAAKRTAELIPLCHPLSLNLVDVRFEVRDTPPSVRIEAETRTTGPTGVEMEAIIAAQTAAAVIYDMCKAVQRDIVISRVRLLFKDGGRSGAFHAKPLD, encoded by the coding sequence ATGCAGGACAATTTTTCCCATCTGGACAAGGACGGCAACATCACCATGGTGGACGTGGGCGCCAAGCCCGACACCCGGCGCGTGGCCATTGCCGAAGCCATCGTGGAGCTTTCTCCCCACACCCTGAAGCTGCTCAAGGAATGCGCCCTGCCCAAGGGCGACGTGCTGACCTGCGCCAAGGTGGGCGGCATCATGGCCGCCAAGCGCACCGCGGAGCTGATCCCGCTCTGCCATCCCCTGAGCCTGAACCTGGTGGACGTGCGCTTTGAGGTGCGCGACACCCCGCCCAGCGTGCGCATCGAGGCCGAGACCCGCACCACCGGTCCCACGGGCGTGGAGATGGAGGCCATCATCGCCGCCCAGACCGCCGCCGCCGTCATCTATGACATGTGCAAGGCCGTGCAGCGCGACATCGTCATCAGCCGCGTCCGTCTGCTGTTCAAGGACGGCGGCCGCAGCGGCGCCTTCCACGCCAAGCCCCTGGACTGA
- a CDS encoding flavin reductase family protein gives MKKALGPVTLAYPMPAFLVAAYDEEGKANIMTAAWGGICCSNPPCIAVSLRPERWTHKAIVARRAFTVCVPSAAQAAMVDFAGMVSGARGDKFSATGLTAVRSTVVDAPYVDECPLVLECELQATLELGSHTQFVGRILNVGIETDCLNESGQPDMYRIDPLLYDGGQKQYCRVGEPLGKAFSLGRQYGL, from the coding sequence ATGAAAAAAGCTCTTGGTCCCGTCACTCTGGCCTATCCCATGCCGGCCTTTCTGGTGGCCGCCTATGATGAAGAAGGCAAGGCCAACATCATGACCGCCGCCTGGGGCGGCATCTGCTGTTCCAACCCGCCCTGCATCGCCGTTTCCCTGCGGCCCGAACGCTGGACGCACAAGGCCATCGTGGCGCGCAGGGCGTTCACGGTGTGCGTGCCCTCGGCGGCCCAGGCCGCCATGGTGGACTTTGCGGGCATGGTCTCCGGCGCCAGGGGGGACAAGTTCTCGGCCACCGGCCTGACCGCCGTGCGCAGCACGGTGGTGGACGCCCCCTATGTGGACGAATGCCCGCTGGTGCTGGAATGCGAACTGCAGGCCACGCTGGAACTGGGCAGCCATACCCAGTTCGTGGGCCGCATCCTCAACGTGGGCATCGAGACCGACTGCCTCAACGAAAGCGGGCAGCCCGACATGTACCGCATCGACCCCCTGCTCTATGACGGCGGCCAGAAACAATACTGCCGCGTGGGCGAGCCGCTGGGCAAGGCTTTTTCCCTGGGCCGCCAGTACGGCCTGTAA
- a CDS encoding DUF362 domain-containing protein, with translation MSASKVYFTDMRCPVGTGLLDKLKKLIEKAGIDSIDMDNKFVAIKIHFGEPGNLSFLRPNFAKVVADKVTSLGGRPFLTDCNTLYVGRRKHALEHLAAAQENGFSPLSTGCQMIIADGLKGTDEMEVPLEGCDHFQSAFIGRAIMDADIFISLTHFKGHELTGFGGAIKNIGMGCGSRAGKMAMHSIGKPSIDPEKCRGCKTCTHYCAQSAISIGDDHKARIDHDLCAGCGRCIGVCNFDAISNAFDAESVILNERMAEYTKAVIQGRPHFHVSIVNQVSPYCDCHAENDAAVVPDIGMFASFDPVALDHACIDAVNAAPAISTSVLGQCAHEHNDHFTDIHPSTNWRSQIEHAQKIGIGNMDYELVTVK, from the coding sequence ATGAGTGCTTCCAAAGTCTATTTCACCGACATGCGCTGCCCCGTGGGCACCGGCCTGCTGGACAAGCTGAAAAAACTGATCGAAAAGGCCGGCATCGACAGCATCGACATGGACAACAAGTTCGTGGCCATCAAGATCCATTTCGGTGAGCCGGGCAACCTGTCCTTCCTGCGTCCCAACTTCGCCAAGGTGGTGGCCGACAAAGTGACCTCCCTGGGCGGGCGCCCCTTCCTGACCGACTGCAACACCCTGTATGTGGGCCGCCGCAAGCACGCCCTGGAACATCTGGCCGCCGCCCAGGAGAACGGCTTCTCGCCCCTGAGCACCGGCTGCCAGATGATCATCGCCGACGGCCTCAAGGGCACCGACGAGATGGAAGTGCCCCTGGAAGGCTGCGACCACTTCCAGAGCGCCTTCATCGGCCGCGCCATCATGGATGCCGACATCTTCATCAGCCTGACCCACTTCAAGGGGCACGAGCTGACCGGCTTCGGCGGTGCCATCAAGAACATCGGCATGGGCTGCGGCAGCCGTGCGGGCAAGATGGCCATGCACAGCATCGGCAAGCCCAGCATCGACCCCGAAAAATGCCGTGGCTGCAAGACCTGTACGCACTATTGCGCCCAGTCGGCCATCAGCATCGGCGACGACCACAAGGCCCGCATCGACCATGACCTGTGCGCCGGCTGCGGCCGCTGCATCGGCGTGTGCAACTTCGACGCCATCAGCAATGCCTTCGACGCCGAGAGCGTCATCCTCAACGAGCGCATGGCCGAATACACCAAGGCCGTCATCCAGGGCCGCCCGCACTTCCATGTGAGCATCGTCAACCAGGTCTCGCCCTACTGCGACTGCCACGCCGAGAACGATGCCGCCGTGGTGCCCGACATCGGCATGTTCGCCAGCTTCGACCCCGTGGCCCTGGACCATGCCTGCATCGACGCGGTCAATGCCGCGCCCGCCATCAGCACCAGCGTGCTGGGCCAGTGCGCCCACGAGCACAACGACCACTTCACCGACATCCACCCCAGCACCAACTGGCGCAGCCAGATCGAGCATGCCCAGAAGATCGGCATCGGCAACATGGACTACGAGCTGGTGACCGTGAAATAG
- a CDS encoding AzlD domain-containing protein, with protein sequence MIWIQQHAELLFCLVGCMLVTVIPRVGPVMYLHAESLPDLLRHWLSFVPVAVMAALLGPDVFIYQGEFMPTHHNLFLMTALPALLVAWWSKSFFGTIAFSMGFVALMRYLGWY encoded by the coding sequence ATGATCTGGATACAGCAGCACGCGGAACTGCTCTTTTGTCTGGTGGGCTGCATGCTGGTGACGGTCATCCCCCGTGTGGGGCCGGTCATGTACCTGCATGCCGAGAGCCTGCCCGACCTGCTGCGCCACTGGCTCTCCTTCGTGCCCGTGGCCGTCATGGCGGCCCTGCTGGGCCCGGACGTCTTCATCTATCAGGGCGAGTTCATGCCCACGCATCACAACCTCTTCCTGATGACGGCCCTCCCGGCCCTGCTGGTGGCCTGGTGGAGCAAGAGCTTTTTCGGTACCATAGCCTTTTCCATGGGCTTCGTGGCCCTGATGCGTTATCTGGGATGGTACTGA
- a CDS encoding AzlC family ABC transporter permease, with the protein MASPYMDGVRRALPIVLGYVPVAFAFGVLAVKSNIPPALVVAMSVFHFAGSGQFVCAGLWGAGVGALSVIVAVFVVNLRHLLMSAAMAEPLAPLKRWQRFLFGCEMTDETFGVHITAFQRGWKLCTATLFTCNLTAHASWVLGTVIGVFCGGLVHDVKPLGLDYALTAMFLALLVPQCVSRLHVLVAIVTAILSLSLKLAGMGQWNVVVATVLGASLGVALLHRNKSALPEKKEETA; encoded by the coding sequence GTGGCATCTCCCTATATGGATGGCGTGCGCCGGGCCCTGCCCATCGTGCTGGGCTATGTGCCGGTGGCGTTCGCCTTTGGTGTGCTGGCCGTCAAGAGCAATATCCCCCCCGCCCTGGTGGTGGCCATGTCGGTGTTCCATTTCGCCGGTTCCGGGCAGTTCGTCTGCGCCGGGCTGTGGGGGGCCGGTGTGGGGGCCCTGTCCGTCATCGTGGCGGTCTTCGTGGTCAACCTGCGCCATCTGCTCATGTCCGCGGCCATGGCCGAACCGCTGGCGCCGCTCAAGCGCTGGCAGCGGTTCCTGTTCGGCTGCGAGATGACGGACGAGACCTTCGGCGTGCACATCACGGCCTTCCAGCGCGGCTGGAAGCTCTGCACGGCCACGCTCTTCACCTGCAACCTCACGGCCCATGCCTCGTGGGTGCTGGGGACGGTCATCGGCGTGTTCTGCGGCGGGCTCGTCCATGACGTGAAGCCCCTGGGCCTGGACTACGCCCTCACGGCCATGTTCCTGGCCCTGCTGGTGCCGCAGTGCGTCAGCCGCCTGCATGTGCTGGTGGCCATCGTGACGGCCATCCTCTCCCTGAGCCTCAAGCTGGCCGGCATGGGCCAGTGGAACGTGGTGGTGGCCACGGTGCTGGGCGCCTCGCTGGGCGTGGCCCTGCTGCACCGCAACAAAAGCGCCCTGCCGGAAAAGAAGGAGGAAACCGCATGA
- a CDS encoding MFS transporter, translating into MSALSYFAPRALPPGLAAKARSLTCLSLLCFALADVRDGLGPFLGIFLQSHGWTPDSIGYVMTIGGLAGMAVTTPLGALADATRHKRLLLALASTGIVAALALIFLCQHPLLVGCAQIVQAVCAAAMAPAISGLTLGLAGQSHLPAQLGRNEAWNHAGNGLSAMLGGAIGYWYGVPGVFAVMCCMLLLSLYALHGIALRDIDHAQARGLAPEADDAAPARRAALWHGPAALPVLCVGLVMLFFHLGNAHMLPLLGQSAVARFAINGAAYTAATVVIAQGTMILVALQAARLARRRGYGILLWCALLALPLRGCIAGFWHSPWSIIPVQVLDGVGAGIMGVVTPGLAARLLNGTGHVNLGLGIIMTLQGIGASCSASYGGLAAHLLGYGPAFLALAAAPCVALGILLAAVRRLPRLHHALLPAED; encoded by the coding sequence ATGTCCGCCCTGTCATACTTCGCGCCCCGTGCCCTGCCGCCCGGACTGGCGGCCAAGGCACGTTCCCTGACCTGTCTTTCCCTGCTCTGTTTCGCCCTGGCCGACGTCCGCGACGGTCTGGGGCCTTTTCTGGGCATCTTTTTGCAAAGCCACGGCTGGACACCGGACAGCATAGGCTACGTCATGACCATCGGCGGCCTGGCGGGCATGGCCGTCACCACGCCCCTGGGCGCCCTGGCCGACGCCACCCGCCACAAGCGCCTGCTGCTGGCCCTGGCCTCGACGGGCATCGTGGCCGCCCTGGCCCTGATCTTCCTCTGCCAGCATCCGTTGCTGGTGGGCTGCGCCCAGATCGTCCAGGCCGTCTGCGCGGCGGCCATGGCCCCGGCCATCAGCGGCCTGACCCTGGGCCTGGCGGGGCAGTCCCACCTGCCCGCCCAGCTGGGACGCAACGAGGCCTGGAACCATGCGGGCAACGGTCTTTCCGCCATGCTGGGCGGGGCCATCGGCTACTGGTACGGCGTGCCCGGCGTCTTCGCGGTCATGTGCTGCATGCTGCTCCTCAGCCTGTACGCCCTGCACGGCATCGCTCTCCGCGACATCGACCATGCCCAGGCCCGGGGCCTCGCCCCCGAGGCGGATGACGCCGCGCCCGCGCGGCGCGCGGCCCTCTGGCACGGTCCCGCGGCCCTGCCCGTGCTCTGCGTGGGGCTGGTCATGCTCTTTTTCCATCTGGGCAACGCCCACATGCTGCCCCTGCTGGGCCAGTCCGCCGTGGCCCGCTTCGCCATCAACGGCGCTGCCTATACCGCCGCCACGGTGGTCATCGCCCAGGGCACCATGATCCTCGTGGCCCTCCAGGCCGCCCGCCTGGCCCGCAGGCGCGGCTACGGCATCCTGCTCTGGTGCGCCCTGCTGGCCCTGCCCCTGCGCGGCTGCATCGCGGGCTTCTGGCACAGCCCGTGGAGCATCATCCCCGTCCAGGTGCTGGACGGCGTGGGCGCGGGCATCATGGGCGTGGTCACGCCCGGCCTGGCGGCCCGGCTGCTCAACGGCACCGGCCACGTCAACCTGGGCCTGGGCATCATCATGACCCTGCAGGGCATCGGCGCCTCGTGCAGCGCCTCCTACGGCGGTCTGGCGGCCCATCTGCTGGGCTACGGCCCCGCCTTCCTGGCCCTGGCGGCCGCCCCCTGCGTGGCCCTGGGCATCCTGCTGGCGGCCGTGCGCCGGCTGCCGCGCCTGCATCACGCCCTGCTGCCCGCGGAAGACTGA
- a CDS encoding nitroreductase family protein produces the protein MDALQCILTRRSCRSYEDRPIPKKEILELLTVGTKATTGSGMQPWGFVTLEGREKIAALSDEIKVWLKENFADFPWLAQYREWLDHPNYNIFYDANNIICVYGDTASHWYVYDGTLCTANIMLAAHAKGIGSCWIGFAQDFMDRPEIKARYKVPEHCRFVSALSLGYAKGHLPEAKRKEPLIFNS, from the coding sequence ATGGACGCCCTGCAATGCATCCTCACCCGCCGTTCCTGCCGTTCCTATGAGGACCGGCCCATCCCCAAAAAAGAGATCCTGGAGCTGCTGACCGTCGGCACCAAGGCCACCACCGGTTCGGGCATGCAGCCCTGGGGATTCGTGACCCTGGAGGGCCGGGAAAAGATCGCCGCCCTTTCCGACGAGATCAAGGTCTGGCTCAAAGAGAACTTCGCGGATTTCCCCTGGCTGGCCCAGTACAGGGAATGGCTGGACCATCCCAACTACAACATCTTCTACGACGCCAACAACATCATCTGCGTCTACGGGGACACGGCCTCGCACTGGTATGTCTATGACGGCACCCTGTGCACGGCCAACATCATGCTGGCCGCCCATGCCAAGGGCATCGGCTCCTGCTGGATCGGCTTCGCCCAGGACTTCATGGACCGGCCGGAGATCAAGGCCCGCTACAAGGTGCCGGAACACTGCCGCTTCGTCAGTGCCCTGAGCCTGGGCTACGCCAAGGGGCACCTGCCCGAAGCCAAGCGCAAGGAACCGCTCATCTTCAACAGCTAG